The following are from one region of the Stigmatopora argus isolate UIUO_Sarg chromosome 9, RoL_Sarg_1.0, whole genome shotgun sequence genome:
- the btk gene encoding tyrosine-protein kinase BTK produces the protein MCDSILEDIFIKRSQQRRKTSPLNYKERWFILTWDKLCYYDYDADKGKRKGLRGSVDLEKIKCVETVQTEANCPRERIYAFQVIYDEGPLYIFAKTEEVRAQWIKKLKELVQTNKDLMQKYHPCFWIDGTWLCCQQEVKQAMGCKVLNKQNGFAYGRGSYKPLPPTPSEEKSSPWSPPQVPESDKHPSGMKVIAQYNHPAMMSQDLELQKDEEYTVLDTSNPNWWKARDKYGNEGYIPSNYVVTVGNGLDRHDWYCKNTNRSQAEKLLKTENKDGGFMVRDSSKPGKYTVSLFTKGGGDSGGSCKHYNICTTPNGMFYLAEKHNFNTIPELINYHQHNSAGMFSRLKYIVSNRARPPSTAGLGYDMWEIDPSCLTFIRVLGTGQFGVVQHGKWNGQHDVAIKMIKPGAMSEDDFIEEAKVMMMLHHENLVQLYGVCTKTSSIYIVTEFLSNGCLLTYLREGLRQHPTSVQLLEMCKDVSEGMAYLESKQYIHRDLAARNCCVDGNGTVKVTDFGLSRYVLDDEYTSSAGSKFPVRWSPPEVLLYCRFSSKSDIWAYGVLMWEVYTLGKLPYEQLNNNDIVSQVSRGLRLYRPQMACEKVHGIMASCWLDKADERPTFQELAFSVQDLLYELQ, from the exons ATGTGTGATAGTATTCTGGAAGACATCTTCATAAAGCGCTCGCAGCAGAGGAGGAAAACCTCACCTTTGAACTACAAGGAGAGATGGTTCATCCTTACATGGGACAAACTCTGTTACTATGACTACGATGCTGATAAAGGG AAACGAAAAGGCCTGAGGGGCTCGGTGGACTTGGAGAAGATTAAATGTGTGGAGACGGTGCAGACGGAAGCCAACTGCCCACGGGAGCGCATATATGCATTCCAG GTCATTTATGACGAAGGGCCGCTTTACATCTTTGCGAAAACAGAGGAAGTTCGAGCTCAATGGATAAAGAAGCTAAAAGAAC TGGTGCAGACTAACAAGGATTTGATGCAAAAGTATCACCCGTGCTTCTGGATTGACGGCACGTGGTTATGTTGCCAGCAGGAAGTTAAGCAGGCGATGGGATGTAAGGTTCTCAATAAACAGAACG GTTTCGCGTATGGAAGGGGGTCATACAAACCGTTGCCCCCGACTCCTTCGGAG gagaagTCCAGTCCGTGGTCCCCACCTCAAGTTCCCGAGTCCGACAAACACCCCTCGGGTATGAAAGTCATAGCTCAGTACAACCACCCGGCCATGATGTCCCAGGACCTGGAGCTGCAGAAGGACGAGGAGTACACCGTCCTGGATACATCCAACCCTAACTGGTGGAAAGCCAGAGACAAATACGG AAATGAGGGTTACATACCCAGTAATTATGTGGTGACAGTTGGAAATGGCTTGGACAGACATGA TTGGTACTGCAAGAATACAAACCGCAGCCAGGCTGAGAAGTTACTAAAGACTGAG AACAAAGACGGAGGCTTCATGGTGCGAGACTCCAGCAAGCCAGGGAAGTACACGGTGTCTCTGTTCACTAAAGGAGGCGG GGATTCCGGTGGCAGCTGCAAACATTACAACATTTGCACCACGCCAAATGGGATGTTCTACTTGGCAGAAAAGCACAACTTCAACACCATCCCAGAGCTCATCAATTACCATCAGCACAATTCCGCAG GCATGTTCAGTAGGCTTAAATATATTGTGTCCAATCGAGCACGGCCTCCATCCACAGCAGGGCTTGGCTATG ACATGTGGGAGATCGACCCCTCCTGCCTCACGTTCATCCGAGTCCTGGGTACGGGTCAGTTTGGAGTGGTACAACATGGGAAATGGAATGGTCAGCATGACGTGGCTATAAAGATGATCAAACCCGGAGCCATGTCAGAGGATGACTTCATAGAAGAAGCCAAGGTCATGAT GATGCTCCACCATGAAAACCTGGTGCAGCTGTACGGCGTGTGTACCAAAACGAGCAGCATCTACATTGTCACCGAGTTTCTGTCCAACGGCTGCCTACTCACCTACCTCAGGGAGGGTCTCAGGCAGCATCCCACCTCCGTGCAGCTCCTGGAAATGTGCAAGGACGTCTCAGAGGGCATGGCCTATTTGGAATCCAAACAGTACATTCACCGAGATCTG GCTGCTAGGAACTGCTGTGTCGATGGCAATGGTACTGTCAAAGTGACGGACTTTGGCCTTTCAAG GTACGTCCTCGACGATGAGTATACAAGCTCGGCGGGTTCCAAGTTCCCCGTTCGTTGGTCGCCACCCGAAGTTCTCCTCTACTGCAGATTCAGCAGCAAGTCGGACATCTGGGCTTACG GGGTGCTGATGTGGGAGGTTTACACACTAGGGAAGCTCCCATACGAGCAGTTGAACAACAATGACATCGTGTCTCAGGTGTCCCGGGGTTTGCGACTCTACCGTCCTCAGATGGCTTGTGAGAAGGTCCATGGCATTATGGCGTCATGTTGGCTGGAC aAGGCTGATGAGAGACCCACCTTCCAAGAGCTGGCCTTCAGTGTTCAGGATTTGCTATATGAACTTCAGTAG
- the timm8a gene encoding mitochondrial import inner membrane translocase subunit Tim8 A, producing MDGKNATSDPQLQQFIEIESQKQKFQQLVHQMTEVCWEKCMDKPGPKLDTRTDACFINCVERFIDTSQFILNRLEQTQRSRGSFSDSMGD from the exons ATGGACGGAAAGAACGCGACCTCGGACCCTCAGCTCCAGCAGTTCATCGAGATCGAGTCTCAAAAGCAAAAGTTTCAACAGCTGGTGCACCAAATGACGGAAGTGTGCTGG GAGAAGTGCATGGACAAACCAGGGCCCAAACTGGACACAAGGACAGATGCATGTTTCATCAATTGTGTGGAGAGATTCATCGACACCAGCCAGTTCATACTTAACAGATTGGAACAGACGCAGAGGAGTCGAGGGTCTTTCTCGGACAGCATGGGAGACTAG
- the mars2 gene encoding methionine--tRNA ligase, mitochondrial, translating to MRAPFSFITRRCQTVGCWQQIAYLSRVSSNSRANHTSSDACKEERSYYITTPIFYVNASPHLGHVYSAVLADCMHRYKLLQGFKSRFATGTDEHGLKIQQAADAAGEDPLTFCTGISQRFRSVFDSCDVSFTDYIRTTEERHRKAVEHFWCTLRDRGLIYKGIYEGWYSTPDESFLTSTQVADAVDVRGQAITVSLESGHKVEWVKEENYMFRLSAFRTQLQDWLHKNPGAIQPERFRQDVLQWLQEELPDLSVSRQRSRLRWGIPVPGDPNHTIYVWLDALVNYLTVVGYPDGHGHWWSAARHIVGKDILKFHAIYWPSFLLGAGLSPPRSILVHSHWTVNGTKMSKSLGNVVDPTERSQDFTTDGLRYFLLRQGVPDSDCDYTDHKVLKVLNAELADSLGGLLNRCTAPALNPNQTYPEFCPMSFPSERGGRAVPEDYRMLDAVQNLPTSVARHYERLNVYKALEAVASCVRQTNGFVQRHAPWKLNRTDDGDRRWLDAVVHVSLECMRIYGILLQPAVPRLADKLLSRLGVRDDERKWSDLDFLPSYRGKECPFQGRSLGPETGVLFKRLESASGEKEKTNLMKKHTKTRQLNKFTVR from the exons ATGAGGGCCCCTTTTAGCTTCATCACCAGGAGGTGTCAAACTGTTGGCTGTTGGCAACAAATCGCATATTTATCACGGGTATCAAGTAATTCCAGGGCCAATCATACAAGCAGCGATGCTTGCAAAGAGGAAAGAAGCTACTACATAACCACGCCGATCTTCTATGTCAACGCCTCACCTCATCTTGGCCACGTGTATTCCGCAGTTTTAGCTGACTGCATGCACAGATACAAGCTTCTGCAGGGATTCAAGTCAAGATTTGCAACAG GCACAGACGAGCATGGTTTAAAAATCCAACAGGCGGCCGACGCAGCAGGAGAAGACCCCCTGACCTTCTGCACGGGCATCTCCCAGAGATTCCGGTCCGTCTTCGACAGCTGTGAtgtgtccttcacagactacaTCAGGACCACCGAAGAAAGACATCGGAAGGCCGTGGAGCACTTCTGGTGCACTCTACGCGACAGAGGACTCATCTACAAGGGCATCTACGAGGGATGGTACTCCACACCTGACGAGAGCTTCCTGACATCGACGCAAGTAGCTGACGCCGTTGACGTGAGAGGTCAGGCCATCACCGTGTCGCTGGAGAGTGGACACAAG GTGGAGTGGGTGAAAGAGGAAAACTACATGTTCCGTTTGTCGGCGTTTCGGACACAACTGCAGGACTGGCTCCACAAAAACCCCGGCGCAATCCAGCCCGAGCGCTTCCGTCAGGATGTTCTCCAGTGGCTCCAGGAAGAGCTTCCAGACCTTTCCGTGTCCCGCCAAAGAAGCCGTCTCCGGTGGGGGATTCCCGTCCCAGGTGATCCCAATCACACAATCTACGTGTGGCTGGACGCTTTGGTCAACTACCTCACGGTGGTCGGTTACCCCGACGGCCACGGTCATTGGTGGAGCGCGGCTCGCCATATCGTTGGCAAGGACATCTTGAAATTCCACGCCATCTACTGGCCGTCTTTCCTACTCGGGGCGGGATTGTCGCCGCCTCGGTCCATTCTCGTGCACTCACACTGGACAGTCAATGGGACCAAGATGTCTAAAAGTCTGGGCAACGTGGTGGATCCCACTGAGCGTTCGCAGGATTTCACTACCGATGGCTTGAGGTACTTTCTCCTGCGTCAAGGCGTACCCGATTCCGACTGCGACTACACGGACCACAAAGTCCTCAAAGTCCTCAACGCGGAACTAGCCGACTCCTTGGGCGGTTTACTGAACCGCTGCACCGCTCCGGCGCTTAATCCCAACCAGACGTACCCAGAGTTCTGCCCGATGTCTTTTCCCAGCGAGCGGGGCGGTAGAGCCGTTCCGGAAGACTACCGCATGTTGGATGCCGTGCAAAACCTCCCCACGTCGGTGGCGCGTCACTACGAGAGGTTGAACGTCTACAAAGCCCTGGAGGCCGTCGCGTCCTGTGTGAGACAAACCAATGGTTTCGTTCAACGGCACGCACCTTGGAAATTGAACAGGACGGACGACGGGGACCGACGCTGGCTGGACGCGGTCGTCCACGTGTCCCTGGAATGTATGAGGATTTACGGGATCCTCCTCCAGCCCGCCGTGCCGCGACTCGCCGACAAGCTGCTGTCTAGGCTCGGCGTGCGAGACGACGAACGGAAATGGAGCGACCTGGACTTTCTGCCGAGCTACCGGGGGAAAGAGTGCCCCTTCCAAGGGAGAAGTCTAGGACCAGAGACAGGAGTGCTTTTTAAACGCCTGGAAAGTGCCAGTGGAGAAAAGGAAAAGACAAATCTAATGAAAAAGCACACAAAAACAAGACAGTTGAATAAATTTACAGTACGTTGA
- the LOC144082909 gene encoding magnesium transporter NIPA2, protein MEAGRVDFYIGLSLAVSSSLFIGTSFILKKKGLLRLASKGSTRAGQGGYAYLKEWLWWAGLFSMGVGEAANFAAYAFAPATLVTPLGALSVLVSAVLSSYFLNERLNVHGKTGCLLCVLGSTVMVVHAPQEEEVVSLSAMAEKLKDPGFIAYAVCVVGSSLVLIFVAGPRFGQKNVLVYIMICSAIGSLSVSCVKGLGIGIKELVAGTAVLKQPLFWSLLVCLALCVSIQISYLNKALDIFNTSIVTPIYYVFFTTSVIACSAILFKEWLRMSPSAVVGTISGFLTIVLGIFLLHAFKDTAFSWDSMPLYLRKGP, encoded by the exons ATGGAAGCAGGTCGTGTAGACTTCTACATTGGCCTCTCTCTGGCCGTGTCTTCCAGTCTTTTTATCGGCACCAGCTTTATTCTCAAGAAGAAAGGCCTCCTGCGATTGGCCAGCAAGGGATCCACCAGGGCAG GTCAAGGTGGCTATGCTTATCTCAAAGAATGGCTCTGGTGGGCGGGACTTTTTTCAA TGGGAGTCGGAGAGGCGGCCAACTTTGCCGCCTACGCGTTTGCTCCGGCCACCCTCGTCACCCCACTGGGAGCTTTGAGTGTGCTCGTAAG TGCCGTGCTGTCGTCTTATTTCCTCAACGAACGCCTGAACGTTCACGGCAAGACGGGCTGCCTGCTGTGCGTGTTGGGCTCCACCGTCATGGTGGTGCACGCCCCCCAGGAGGAGGAAGTGGTGTCCCTCAGCGCCATGGCTGAAAAACTCAAAGACCCCG GTTTCATTGCATACGCTGTGTGTGTCGTGGGGAGCAGCCTGGTCCTTATCTTTGTGGCGGGGCCACGCTTCGGCCAGAAGAACGTGCTGGTCTACATCATGATTTGCTCCGCCATTGGCTCCCTGTCCGTGTCTTGCGTCAAGGGCCTAGGCATTGGCATCAAGGAACTTGTGGCCGGGACTGCTGTGCTGAAGCAGCCTCTTTTCTGGAGTTTGCTGGTCTGCCTGGCCTTGTGCGTCAGTATTCAGATCAGCTACCTCAACAAGGCCCTCGACATCTTCAACACCTCTATCGTCACGCCCATCTACTATGTGTTTTTCACCACGTCCGTCATTGCGTGTTCCGCCATTCTCTTCAAGGAATGGCTGCGCATGAGCCCCAGCGCCGTCGTGGGAACCATCAGCGGCTTCCTCACCATCGTGCTGGGAATCTTCCTTCTGCACGCCTTCAAGGACACTGCTTTCAGTTGGGACTCCATGCCCCTCTACCTCAGGAAGGGACCCTGA